From Peromyscus maniculatus bairdii isolate BWxNUB_F1_BW_parent chromosome 19, HU_Pman_BW_mat_3.1, whole genome shotgun sequence, the proteins below share one genomic window:
- the Dcp2 gene encoding m7GpppN-mRNA hydrolase isoform X1, with protein METKRLEIPGSVLDDLCSRFILHIPSEERDNAIRVCFQIELAHWFYLDFYMQNTPGLPQCGIRDFAKAVFSHCPFLLPQGEDVEKVLDEWKEYKMGVPTYGAIILDETLENVLLVQGYLAKSGWGFPKGKVNKEEAPHDCAAREVFEETGFDIKDYICKDDYIELRINDQLARLYIIPGVPKDTKFNPKTRREIRNIEWFSIEKLPCHRNDMTPKSKLGLAPNKFFMAIPFIRPLRDWLSRRFGDSSDSDNGFSSTGSTPAKPTVEKLSRTKFRHHQQLFPEGSPGDQWVKHRQPLQQKPHSNHAEASSSSDPSKAKNQNMRGNGRKQYQDSPNQKKRTNGVHSQPAKQQNPLMKCEKKLHPRKLQDNFETDAGFDLPCSGEDPLAEHVEGHPVACNGHCKFPFSSRTFLSFKFDQNAIMKILDL; from the exons ccgATTTATTTTGCATATTCCTAGCGAGGAAAGAGACAATGCAATCCGAGTTTGCTTCCAGATCGAACTGGCCCATTGGTTTTACTTGGATTTCTACATGCAGAACACACCAGGATTACCTCAGTGTGGGATAAGAGACTTTGCCAAAGCTG TCTTCAGTCATTGCCCATTTCTGCTGCCACAAGGGGAAGATGTGGAAAAAGTTTTGGATGAATGGAAGGAATATAAAATGGGAGTGCCAACCTATGGTGCGATCATCCTTGATGAGACACTCGAGAAT GTACTGCTGGTTCAGGGGTACCTGGCAAAATCAGGCTGGGGGTTTccaaaaggaaaagtaaataaagagGAAGCACCCCACGACTGTGCCGCTAGAGAG GTCTTCGAAGAAACTGGTTTTGATATAAAAGACTATATTTGTAAGGATGATTACATTGAACTTCGAATCAATGACCAGCTTGCTCGTTTATATATCATTCCAGGAGTTCCAAAAGACACAAAATTTAACCCCAAAACCAGAAGGGAAATTAGG AACATTGAGTggttctccattgagaaattgccCTGTCATAGAAATGATATGACTCCCAAGTCCAAGCTTGGCTTGGCACCTAATAAGTTTTTTATGGCCATTCCCTTTATCAG ACCACTAAGAGACTGGCTGTCTCGAAGGTTTGGAGATTCCTCGGACAGTGACAACGGTTTTTCCTCAACTGGTAGCACACCAGCTAAACCCACTGTGGAAAAATTGAG TCGAACAAAATTCCGCCACCACCAGCAGCTGTTTCCTGAAGGTTCTCCTGGTGACCAGTGGGTGAAGCACAGGCAGCCTCTGCAGCAGAAGCCACACAGTAACCATGCGGAAGCGTCGTCGTCGTCGGACCCTTCCAAAGCAAAG AATCAAAATATGAGAGGGAATGGCAGAAAGCAGTATCAAGATTCACCTAATCAAAAGAAGAGAACAAACGGAGTTCACAGTCAACCAGCAAAGCAGCAGAATCCCTTGATG AAATGTGAAAAGAAGCTGCATCCACGAAAACTTCAGGACAACTTTGAGACAG ATGCCGGGTTTGACTTGCCTTGTTCTGGTGAAGACCCATTGGCGGAACATGTTGAGGGACACCCTGTGGCGTGTAACGGACATTGCAAGTTCCCATTTTCATCCCGGACCTTCCTGAGCTTCAAGTTTGACCAAAATGCTATAATGAAAATCTTGGACCTTTGA
- the Dcp2 gene encoding m7GpppN-mRNA hydrolase isoform X2 — protein METKRLEIPGSVLDDLCSRFILHIPSEERDNAIRVCFQIELAHWFYLDFYMQNTPGLPQCGIRDFAKAVFSHCPFLLPQGEDVEKVLDEWKEYKMGVPTYGAIILDETLENVLLVQGYLAKSGWGFPKGKVNKEEAPHDCAAREVFEETGFDIKDYICKDDYIELRINDQLARLYIIPGVPKDTKFNPKTRREIRNIEWFSIEKLPCHRNDMTPKSKLGLAPNKFFMAIPFIRPLRDWLSRRFGDSSDSDNGFSSTGSTPAKPTVEKLSRTKFRHHQQLFPEGSPGDQWVKHRQPLQQKPHSNHAEASSSSDPSKAKNQNMRGNGRKQYQDSPNQKKRTNGVHSQPAKQQNPLMKCEKKLHPRKLQDNFETGADLNSKKLPHATVIYSSKSKPFILKTHHCLCRV, from the exons ccgATTTATTTTGCATATTCCTAGCGAGGAAAGAGACAATGCAATCCGAGTTTGCTTCCAGATCGAACTGGCCCATTGGTTTTACTTGGATTTCTACATGCAGAACACACCAGGATTACCTCAGTGTGGGATAAGAGACTTTGCCAAAGCTG TCTTCAGTCATTGCCCATTTCTGCTGCCACAAGGGGAAGATGTGGAAAAAGTTTTGGATGAATGGAAGGAATATAAAATGGGAGTGCCAACCTATGGTGCGATCATCCTTGATGAGACACTCGAGAAT GTACTGCTGGTTCAGGGGTACCTGGCAAAATCAGGCTGGGGGTTTccaaaaggaaaagtaaataaagagGAAGCACCCCACGACTGTGCCGCTAGAGAG GTCTTCGAAGAAACTGGTTTTGATATAAAAGACTATATTTGTAAGGATGATTACATTGAACTTCGAATCAATGACCAGCTTGCTCGTTTATATATCATTCCAGGAGTTCCAAAAGACACAAAATTTAACCCCAAAACCAGAAGGGAAATTAGG AACATTGAGTggttctccattgagaaattgccCTGTCATAGAAATGATATGACTCCCAAGTCCAAGCTTGGCTTGGCACCTAATAAGTTTTTTATGGCCATTCCCTTTATCAG ACCACTAAGAGACTGGCTGTCTCGAAGGTTTGGAGATTCCTCGGACAGTGACAACGGTTTTTCCTCAACTGGTAGCACACCAGCTAAACCCACTGTGGAAAAATTGAG TCGAACAAAATTCCGCCACCACCAGCAGCTGTTTCCTGAAGGTTCTCCTGGTGACCAGTGGGTGAAGCACAGGCAGCCTCTGCAGCAGAAGCCACACAGTAACCATGCGGAAGCGTCGTCGTCGTCGGACCCTTCCAAAGCAAAG AATCAAAATATGAGAGGGAATGGCAGAAAGCAGTATCAAGATTCACCTAATCAAAAGAAGAGAACAAACGGAGTTCACAGTCAACCAGCAAAGCAGCAGAATCCCTTGATG AAATGTGAAAAGAAGCTGCATCCACGAAAACTTCAGGACAACTTTGAGACAG GTGCTGATTTGAATAGTAAGAAACTTCCTCATGCCACTGTTATATATTCATCCAAATCGAAACCTTTCATATTGAAaactcatcactgcct ATGCCGGGTTTGA